Within the Clostridium scatologenes genome, the region TAAAAGTGCAATTCCCCATGCACCACCTTCACCTGCAGTTTTCATAACTGATACTGGTGTATTTACTGCAGCAGCAACTGCTTCTTGTCCCACAATAGGCGTCTTGAATAATCCACCATGACCAAGTAATTTATCAAGTTTCACTCCTTCATCCTTAAGAAGAATATCCATACCAATTTTAAGCGCTCCTAAAGAAGTAAAGAGATGTGCTTTCATAAAGTTTGGCAAATTAAAATTACTTTTTGGTTTTCTTACAACTAAAGGTCTACCTTCTGAAACACCTGTAATGTTTTCACCTGCTAAATAGTTATATGCAAGAATTCCTCCACAATCAGGATCACCTAAAAATGCTTGACTATAGAGTCCCATGTAAAGAAGATCTTTTGGAATTTTAACATTTATAGCTTTAGTAAATTCATCAAATATATTTACCCATGCATCTATATCAGAATATCCATTATTTGCATGAGCCATTCCAACTAAATCTCCTGTAGGTGTTGTTACCATATCAATTTCTGTATGAACTTCCTTAAGCGATTTTTCAAGAACAACCATAGCAAAAATTGATGTACCCGCTGATATGTTTCCTGTACGTGGTGCAACTGAATTTGTGGCAACCATTCCTGTACCTGCGTCTCCTTCAGGTGGACATAATGGAATTCCACTTTGAAGGTTTCCACTAACATCAAGCTTTTTAGCTCCTTCTGGAGTTAAAAAACCAGCACTTTCTCCGGCTACTAAAATCTTTGGCAAAAGTTTTTCCACATTTAACGAATATTTTTTAACTTCCGTCAACTTATTGAAGTCTTCTAACATATTATTATCATAATTATGAGTATTCATATCAATTGGAAACATTCCTGATGCATCACAAATACCCAAAACCTTTTCACCTGTTAATTGCCAATGAATATATCCAGCTAAAGTAGTTAGAAAATCTATCTTTTTAATATGAGGTTCATTACGAAGGATAGCTTGATATAAATGAGCTATGCTCCATCTCTCTGGAATATTAAATTTAAACAACTCTGTTAATTTTTTCGCTGCTTCTTCTGTCATTGTATTACGCCAAGTCCTAAATGGTACAAGTAGATTTCCTTGCTCATCAAATGCCATATATCCATGCATCATTGCTGAAAAACCAATAGAACCAATTTTGGAAAGTGTAACTCCATATTTTTCTTTTACCTCAGCAAAAAGTTTTTGATAACTATATTGTAATCCCTTCCAGATTTCTTCCAACGAATAGGTCCAAACCCCATCCTCTAAGCTTGTCTCCCATTCAAAGCTGCCACTAGCTAACGGTTGAAAATCGTTTCCAATAAGAACAGCTTTAATGCGAGTAGAACCAAACTCTATTCCTAGTGATGTCTTACCATTTTGAATTTCTTCTACTATTTTTTCTTTTATAGTCACTAGAATGACCTCCTCTTAAAATATTAGTAAACGGTTTCTTTTAAATAAATATACCACTAATGTACGTACATGTCAATAAAAATTTTAACAAAGGTACGTACTTATTTTCTTCTATTTGATTCTTTTTTTAATAATTTATATTTATATGCAATCCTATTTATCCTAATTTTTATTAACAAACTATAGCTTCCCACTCACTTTCCCATTTATATTTTAAATCAAATGTTAAATGTTAACGCTTTTTATATTCATACGTACCAATATCAACTGCCACTGTTTCTAAACATATAAACTTATGATATAATATTATATGAAAAAACATTTATTTTTACAGGAGAATAACACTAATGAAATACAAATATGAAGAAGTAGAAAAAAATATTATTGACTGGATCGTCACAGGTAAATATAAAACACATGAAAAAATACCTACTGAATCAGAACTTATGCAAATGTTCAATGTCAGTAGACATACAATAAGAAAAGCTATAGGCGATCTTGTGTCAACACAATATTTATATAGAAAACAAGGAAGTGGCATATACATTTCCGATTGGACAGAAAACAGAGAAAATCTTAAAAACACTAAAAATGTGGCTGTATTAACTACTCACATATCTAATTACATTTTTCCTAATATAATTAATGGTATGGAGGATGTTCTTTATTCTCAAACTTATTCTCTTTTGCTGTCTTCCACTAATAACAATGTTATGTTTGAAGACATAAACTTAAAAAATTTATTAGCACATAAAATAGATGGCCTTATTTTAGAGCCAACTAAAAGTGCATATCAAAGTCCAAATATTGCATACTTAAATAATATAATATCCAAAAATATACCCGTTGTAACAATAAACGCTTCTTATCCTGAAATTAATGTACCTAGTCTTCGAACAGATGATTTTAAAGGAGGTAAACTGGCAACAAATTACCTTATATCTTTAGGTCATAAGACGTTAATGGGTATTTTTAAAGTCGATGATTTACAAGGTATAAATAGGATGAATGGATTTATCGCAGAATGCCAAGAAAACAATATTTCACCATACTCAGGACAGATTTTGACTTATCTATCTGAAGAAATAAATTCATCATTACCTTCTAAGATTGAGTATACATTAAGATCTGAAAAGAAACCTACAGGAATTTTTTGTTACAATGATGAAATAGCTTATATAGTTTTAACTATTGCTAACAAACTAAACATCAAAATTCCTGAAGAGTTATCAATAATAGGGTTTGATGACTCACAGCTTTCAGTAATTGTACACCCAACTTTAACTTCTATAACTCATCCTAAAGAACAGATGGGTAGAGATGCTGCTAATTTGATTATTAAACTAATCAATAACAATAATCATTTTGATGCTAATGATTCCATTCTTTATGATCCTCAACTTATCATTAGAGAATCAACTTCTCCAATGAAATAATTTTTATAATAAGTGCTGTCACTCTAAGAATTTACGTACAATATGTTGTGAAATTTATTCTTAGTGTGACAACCACTTTTTTAAAATAACTTTCTAACTTCCTCTAATATTTTAAAATTTGTCAAATCATAATGAAGAGGTGTCAATGTAACATATCCTTGTTTTATAAAATGTACATCTGTATCTATATCTTGAACATTATTTAATTCCCCTCTTAATTGAAAGCTCTTACCATCATTTGTAGTATGTTCTTCGAAATAACTATTGTAAGTTCTTCCTCCTATTTTACATATTTTTATTCCTTTAATTTTTTCTTTATTTAATATAGGAACATTCAAATTCCATACAACATCATCCATAAGATATTTGTTTTTAATTTTTTCTATTAAATCTGATGCATATTCTGCTGCAACTTCATAGTTATCATTTCCGTCTTGAATTTCTGAAGAAACAGCCATAGATGGTATTTTGTAAATAGCAGCCTCAATAGCAGCGGAAACTGTCCCTGAATAAAGTACATCTATTCCTGCATTTACACCATTATTTATTCCAGACAAAACCATATCTACTTTTCCATTTATAATTTTATTTACTGCAACTTTTACACAATCTGCTGGTGTACCACTGACACTATATGCCTTTGATTTTATACCATTCAATTTAACTTCCTTAACAATTAATGGTTCTCTCATAGTTATAGAATGACTACAAGCACTTCTTTCAACACTTGGTGCAACAATAATTATCTCATGATTTTTCTCTAGCTTCTTGGCTAAAGTATATATTCCCTTTGCATTAACACCATCATCATTAGTCAACAATAACTTCATAAATTGACCTCCATAATTATATAAATTCATTACCAAGATTTATTGTATCATAATATAAATTTTATTCACACAAATTTGTACTTTACATATAATGAATATATAGATTAATTTATTATTCAAGGTACCCCCATATATCGATAAATTTCCCTATCACCTCCAATCTAAAAAACAAGCTCTAAGTTATACTACTATATAATCTTTCATGCAATGCAATCTTAGAGCTTGTTATTACAATTATTTTTTATACTTATTTTTTATTTCATTCCAAACAGTTTCATCACTCTTATCATTTATTATCTTATACTTGTTTTCTTCTAAAGATGTATCAAATTGACATATAGATGGATAAATACAGTATTCACAAGCATTTCCATTCTTATGTTTACTAGGCTTCACACATATATTACCTTCCAATATTTGCTCACACAAAGAAGCTATAGTATCCCTTACATATTTTCTTAAAAGATTAAATTGCTCTATTGTGGCAACTGAAGAATACGCTTTAGACAAAGTACCATCCTTCTTTATAGAAGCTGGTATTATATCAGAATTTTTTTCTATTTCATTATCCATTCCTCTTATAATATCAGGGTCATCTAATAATAATCCATTCATTTTTAAGGCTTTCATTATTCTCTCTTCTATTTCTGAATCAGTAATATCTCCTTTTGTCTTTACTATTGGATCATCTAATTTAAAATAAAGAATTCCTCCCGGAATAGCCTCTTTATTCATTTCTTTTTCAAGTTCCGTGAGCATAGCATCTAAATATATTAAAAGCTGCATTTGTAAACCATAATATACATCTGAAAGCTTAAATTCCTTTGTTCCAGATTTATAATCTACTATTCTTAAATAAGTATTCTCCTCACTACTCATACTATCTACTCTGTCAACTCTTCCTATAAGACTTATAGTTTCACCAGAATGAAGCTGTAGGGAAATAGGTGGAAAATCTCCTGAATTACCAAATGATAGTTCATACCCAGAAGGTTCAAAGCCTCCCCTTTTCATATGCTCAGCTATAAGCCACACTGATCTATTAAGAATTCTTTTTGCATTATTAGTTATATGCTTATATCTTTTAGAACTATTAAATACAGAACTAGGCATACTTTCTAAAATTTCATCCACTATTTCAGAAACTTCTTTCTCACACCATTCACTATCAATTTCCTTCCAACTTAACTTTTCTTCCTTAAGTTTACTTGAAAATACTTGAAGTACATTATGCATAAAGCTTCCCAAATCTGGTGAACTTAATTTATATACTTTTCTTTCCTTTGCATTAAGTCCATATTGTATAAAATAAGAAAATGGACAATTTACAAACCTTTCAAGTCTAGACACACTTATATTTAAATGCCTTCCATAAAGTTTTCTTACTCTATTTGTATCCATGATTTCTGCTTCATTACTATATGAAAAACCATTAAATACATTTTCAAGTTTTCTATTCCATTTATCATTTTTATTGTACCATCTATACACATCTAACCACATAGGTGTTATATATCCATTAGAATCTTTCTTAATATTTGATATAAGCTTATTAAAGGTTGATCTTGGTCCTGTTACATACTTTAATTTTTCCTCATCATCTGATATCTCTATTAAATTACCTTCTTCCTCTACATTGCTAAATATCTTTTTAATTCTACCTATCACTATAGAAGGTCGTTTTGTTTTTCCAACTTCATCTGCTATAGAATAGCTTAGTCTTAAATATTTACTTACAGTTGTTAAGGTAGTATACACTAAAAATTGTTCTTCAAAAGCTCTACTTCTAGTATCCTTTGCAATTTCTATTCCTCTTTCCTTTAAAAGTTCTCTATCGCTATCTGTTAATACTCCTTCTTGCGCTAGTGCAGCTGGAAAAACTCCGTCATTAACTCCAACAATATATAATACAGATACATCATGACTTTTAAGTCTCGTAACACTGCCAATTAAAACTTGATCTAAAGCTGGTGGAATTACCCCTATTTCATATTCATCAAAACCTTTGGATAAAACCTGTGAAAAGGTTCCAACAGATAACGTTTCTTCCCCCATTACTTCTACTATTTGATCTAAAACCTCCATTACTATATTCCATATCTGACTATACTCATTAGCTTTATCTAATTCTTCATTTTCCTTAAAATATTCTATCCATGCAGCTACCTTTTCATCTAATTTTATATTACATAAAAAATTATAAATTCCTTCACATATATCTCTTCCTTTTTTTCTTCCTTTTATATCTTGATATAGTTTAATAATAGGCTCTCTTATTTTATCTCTAATTAAATTTATATTATTCAGAGTTTCCTTTTCATAATCTGATGTTTCTTTTTTTTCAAAACTATAGCTTAAACCAAAATCCCAAGGTTCTTCTTTAACCCAAGCACTTCCTTTTATACCACTGCTAAGCACATAATTTTCTACTAAATCTATATCCTCCTTATTTAACTCCAAAAGTCCTGTTTTTAAATACCTAAATACAGATTCATAACTCCAATTTTGTGATAATATCTCTACTACAGACATTATTAGCATTATAATAGGATTATCATTTATTTTTCTTTTTTTATCTATGAAATAAGGTATATCATATTCTTTAAAAATTGCACTAAACAGACTTTCATATCCATCAAGATCTCCACTTATTACTGCAATATCTTTAAACCTAAATCCGCTATCTCTACACATTCTAACTATATCCCTAGCAGTATCTTCTACTTCTGTATATTTATTTAATGCTTTAAAAATACTTATGTCTTCACATTTTTCTTTATAAACCTTATATGGATAAGAAAATAAGTATTTTTCTAAATGTTGAAGTTCTTTAGTGTCTTTAAATCTATAACAAGGACTACATTTTAATGCAATTGGTTTATCATATTTTATATTTTTTTCTAAAACAATTTTCAAAATTTTTTCTTCTGTACTTTTAGTTGGTAAAAATACATCTGTACTATTATCAACTAAGCTGCAGTCTAAATAATCTGTACATAAAGTTATGTTAATTCTTTTGGTCTTATCCATAAGTCTATCTAAAACTTTATATTCTTGAGGAGTGAAACTTGAAAATTCATCTATCCATATTTCTGCCTCATCAAACATATGTGATTTTGACATCTTTTCTGCCAAAATAGTTAAATCATCTTCTGAATCAACATATTTTTTATGAAGCCTTTCTTCAAATTGTGAAAAGATTAATATTAAATCTTCCATTTTATTTCTTAAATTTTCATTTTCTATTCTATCTAAAGTACTATTCAAATTTTCCAGGGTAATATCATATCTCTTAAATTCTGTTATAATATCAGAAACCGTAGTGATAAACCCTTGCCTTTTTACTGACTTTTTAAAAACCTTAAGCTTACTACTATTTTCCTCCATTATCTTATAAATAAGCATACTCTTTCCTGAAGCATTAATATGCTTTCTTGTAAGTCCACCTACTTCGTTTAATACTTTATACGCCATCCTTCTAAAACTTAAAACTTGTGCTTTAAGCATTCCAGCTTCTCCAATAATTTTTATAAGATTTTTTTCTGCTTGAAATGAGAACTGTTCAGGAACTAAAAGAATTAAAGGATTATCTGCTCCTTCATTTATCTTCTTTTTAATATCATTTAAGCAAAAATGACTTTTACCGCTGCCTGCTCTTCCATATATAAATCTCAAACTCATAATATATTCTCCTTCAATATGTAAATCTTTACTTAACTTTTCAATATTAATTTTTAACCCAACTTTCACAGTTTAAAAATATTGCGACGCAATATTTTTAGTTAATAGTTAAAAATGAAGAATTAATAGTTAATGTTGATTTTTTTCCGTTACACTACAAAAAATCTTTAATTAGGTTGAATTATTTCTTTCTTAATATTATATCATTTACTTAAGTTTAATATTTTAAATATAAACAAAAAAGGGCTGTAATACTAATTAATTAGTATTTCAACCCTTTTAACTATCAACTTTTCATTGTCAATTCTATTTTAGTGTATCAAAAGTATATCCCTTGGATTTTAAATATTCAATTACCTGAGGTAAAGCTTGTACTGTTGTAGCCTTAGCTCCAGCATCGTGCATTAGAATTACTACAGTATCTGAATTTGTATATTTTTTAAGGTTACTAAGTAAAGTGTTAACTGGAACATTGCTATGTTCGGCATCTCCTGTTTCATCATTCCAATCTATATAATGATACCCAGCCTTTGTAACAGCTTCTCTAAAAGGTTCTAATTTTTTTCCAAACGATCCACCTGGGAATCTTATAAGCTTTGAATCATACTTATCACCTACTATGGACTTAATCACAACATTACCTTTGTCCAAATCTTCTACAAATTTTTGTGGACCTTCTTTATAATTCAATTGATGACTATAGGTATGATTTCCTACTACATTTCCTTGAGCTATTTCCTGTTTTACAAGTTCAGGATTGTGTTCAGCATTTTTGCCAATCAAAAAGAAAGTAGCTTTTATATTATTTTTATTTAATATTTCTAATATTTTAGTAGTATTAGGTGATGGACCATCATCAAAAGTTAAATAAGCCACTTTTTTTCCATCAGTTCTTTTTGCTGACCAAGGTTTATATGCTCCAGCAGCTAAATTTTCACCTGATTCATTTTTATTATCTTTAGGAATCTGACTTTCTCTCTTATTTGCGATGCTTTCACTAGAATTCTTTTTTCCATTTGCTGCATTTACAACTACATTTTTTTTACCTATCATTTTATTTACTGCAAAAAAGCCAGCCCCCACAACAACTAAAGCACAAATTGCTGCAATTATCCTATTTCTCCTTATAGTTTTTCTTTTTTCATTTGTTTCATCATGATTATTCATGAAAATCATCTCCTATGTTTTTGCTTAATTAGTAACTTGAAATTGACTATTATAAAGATTTGCGTAAAAACCTCCTTTTTTGATGAGTTCTTTGTGATTACCATTTTCAATAATTTCTCCATTATTCATAACTAAAATTAAATCGGCATCACGAATAGTTGAAAGTCTATGTGCTATTATAAAGCTTGTACGACCATTCATCATGGATAAAAAGGCTTTTTGTATACTTAACTCAGTCCTAGTATCAATATTACTAGTCGCTTCATCCAATATAAGCATTGGAGGATCTATCATCATTACTCTAGCTATGGTTAAAAACTGTTTTTGTCCTTGAGAAAGATTTTCACCACCTTCAGTAATAATAGTATCATATCCTTTAGGTAAACTTTTAATAAAATTATGAATATGAGCGGCTTTTGCAGCTTTTTCTATTTCCTTAATAGTTGCTTTAGGTTTCCCATAACTTATATTTTCTCTAACAGTACCTGCAAAAAGCCATGTGTCTTGAAGTACCATACCAAATGCACCACGAAGACTATTACGTGTTATTTCTCCTATATTTCTTTTATCAACGAAAATTTTTCCACTATCTATATCATAAAACCTCATTAATAAATTTACCATAGTTGTTTTACCTGCACCAGTAGGTCCTACAATAGCTACTGTACTACCTGATTTTATATTTATATTTAAATTTTTAATTAGTGAAACATCTTTTCTATAAGAAAAACATACATCTGTAAAATTTATATCTCCATAGCATTCTTTTAGTACATATGAATTCTTTACCTCTGATGTTTCTGGTATTTCATCTAAAATGGAAAACACTCTTTCAGCAGCTGCAACTGCAGCTTGAAGTTGAGTAGTAACACTAGTTATATTATTAATAGGCTGTGAAAATTGTGTTGAATATGTTAAAAAACTTGATATTTTACCTATACTTAGTCCACCTACTACCGAACATATTCCTCCAACTACACCAACTAAAATATATGTAATATTATTAACAAATCTAGTTGAAGGATTTGTTAGTGATGAATATAATTGTGCAAAACGTCCACACTTATACAATCTCTCATTAATTTCTTTGAAAGTTTCCTGAGAACTTTTTTCATATCCAAAAGCTTTTACAACTTTTTGATTTCCTATTATTTCTTCTATATATCCATTTAACTCTCCTACAGTTCTTTGCTGTTCCTTAAACATTTTATTAGATCTAGTAGTAATAAAAGATGCAATAAAAAAACAAAATGGAGTCATAAGTAAAATGACAAGTGTTATTTTTGGACTCAAAATAACCATTAGCACTAAAGAAGATAGTATAGTAACAATACCTGGATAAAATTGTGTAATACCTTGAAGCACACCATCAGATATAGCATCAATATCATTTGTTAACCTACTCATAATATCTCCATGTGCATTATTATCAAAATAACTTAAAGGAAGTATACTTATTTTATCAAAAGCTTCTTTTCTTATATCCTGCACTGTATGGAACGCTATAACATTTGCTATCATTGAAAAAATCCATGAAAATACTGCACTAATTACATAAAGTGCTGCTAATATATATATTAACTTTAATAGATAATTAGAATTTACGTTTCCATAACCTACAATATAATCTATCCCTCTTCCTACCAATAAAGGACCTATCACCATTAATAAATTACTTGCAAATGCACAAATTATAATAGCAAACATATACAACTTATACTTTCCTATATATTTAAACAGCCTCAACAATGTCTTGTTCTTCATTTTTATCGTCTCCCCCTTTATTTAATTGGGAAAGGTAAATTTCTCTATAGATGCTATTATTTTTAATTAACTCATCATGTGTTCCAACTCCAACCATTTCTCCATTATCTAAAACAACTATCATATCAGCATCCTTTATAGTACTTACTCTCTGAGTTACCATTATAACAGTCATATTATTCTTATTATCCTTAATAGCCTTTCTTAGTGAGGCATCTGTAACATAATCTAAAGCACTAGAACTATCATCTAATATTAACAATTCAGGATTACGCACTAAAGCTCTTGCAATAGTAAGTCTTTGTTTCTGTCCTCCTGAAAAATTTACTCCACCTTGAGATATGTTAGTATCATAGCCTTTAGGTAGTTTTTCAACAAAATCAGAAGCTTGTGCAATTTCTGCAGCTTTTTTTATTTCTTTATAGGAAGCATCATTCAATCCCCATCTTATATTTTCCGCCACAGTACCTGAAAATAGAACTGATTTTTGAGGAACAATTCCTATTTTACATCGAAGTTCATTTTGCATATAATGCTTAACATCAATGCCATTAAACATTATACTTCCTTTAATTACATCATAAAAACGAGGAATCAAATTTATAAGCGTTGTTTTTCCTGAACCTGTTCCTCCTATTACTCCAACTGTTTGTCCACGTTTTACTTGAAAAGAAATATTTTTTATAGCATATTCTTTAGAATTATTATATGCAAAAGAAACATTTCTGAATTTAATTATGTTATCATCTTCATTTAAAGCTGTATAATTCTTAAAATTTGAATTATCAGCTATTGTAGTTGGTGTCTCCAAAATTTCATTTACACGTACTGCTGAAGCAACAGCCTTTGTAAATATAACTACAAGATTTGCTACTACAATTAATGCAGACAAAACCAATGTATTATAATTTATATAAGCTATAATCTGCCCCTGAGTCATTGCACCTACATTTACACGCATACCTCCGAACCACAATATGGCAATAACTGAAAAATTCATTATAATATTAGTCATAGGATTCATCAATGCTGAAATTTTTCCAACTTTAATTGCAGTATTTGCAAAATCTTCATTTGAATTTTCAAATCTTTTCTTTTCATAATCTACTCGAGCAAATGCTCTTATAATTCTAATTCCTGAAAGATTTTCTCTAAGAATCAAGGCTAATTTATCTAACTTTTTTTGAACTAATTTGTATAGAGGAATTGACTTGCTCATTATTAAATATAAAACGAACGCAAATAATGGCAATGCTAAAAACATAATTGTAGAAAGTTTAATGTCTAAAAACATAGCCATTATAACTCCTCCTATACACAGAAATGGTACTCTTATAGCCAATCTAATAACCATTGCTACTGATACTTGAAGTTGATTAACATCATTTGTTATACGATTAATTAAAGAAGATGTACCAAAACTATCAAGCTCATTGTGTGAAAATGTTCCTATTTTTTCAAATAAAGCATTTCTGAGCCTAGTCCCAAATCCTTGAGAAACTATTGATGCATAATATTGACAAGTAAAAGAAGATATAACACCTAATATAGCCATACCTCCCATTATTCCTCCTATTTTTAATATGTAAGAAATATCATTATTTTTTATACCATTGTCAATAAGAACTACCATAATTGTTGGTATCAAAAGTTCAAAAATAGCTTCTAATAATTTAAATATAGGTCCTAATATAACTTGCTTCTTATATGGTTTTAAAAAATGCAACAACTTAAGCAAAACTACTCCTCCTTTAAAGCGTAATAAATTTAGTATTATTGTAATTTCTTGTAACATTATATCAAAAAGAAATGTATATTAAAAATACTTATTAAATATCAAACCCATATAAAATTTATATAGATCAAAAAGAAATCTGTTTAGACTTTATTTATATTTAGTTTACGAAAAATCAAGATGCTTATTTTAAAATATAATTAAAGAAAGATTTATCATACAAATTAAAGGGAGATGGTCTTAAAATGAAAATTAATAAAAAGCTAGCGATTATTTTAAGTTTTACTGTAGGTACTTTAATGTTTGCCAGCACCGCTATGGCGGAAGTTGCATCTAAAAGTGGCTATGATCAACTGAAAGATTCTTTAAAGTATACAGGCAATAGCCTAAGTAGTAAACTTTCAAGCTATACCCTTGATATGTCATTTGCTATTAAAGATAATAATACTGTTATTTCTTCTACAAATGTATTAAATAAATGTGACTTATCGAAGGGTGCTAAAGAACAAACATCAAAATCTACTAATACTTTAGAAGCTAATAGTACAGGAGAAAGCTACTACTACACTGATAAAAATTGTTCTATCTCACATAATAGTGACGAAGATTTTTATCGTGTGATTGAATTAAAAGATTCTAAAGATAAAAAAATTTTTACAGACCCTTTTAAAGAAAAACAAGCAGCAGATATTGAGAAAATATCTGATGCTCTTGTAGGTAATTTAAAAGATTCTGTTGTGGTTACTCAGAATACTGATGGAAGTAAAAAGTTATCTGGTTCTTTAACTGAAGCACAAATTCCTGCGATTGTAAATGCATTAGCATCTTTTCAATTTAAAAATCAATTTAGAATGTATAATCCTGATGAAGCTACTAGCACTAGGGCAAAAATGTCTAAAATCACAAAAGACATTTTTGTAAAAGAAGTTAAAGGCACTATGGATGTAAATAAAGATGGATTAATACAAAATGTTATTTTCACTGGAACACTTTCTGGTAAAGATGAACAGGGCACAGAACATACATTAACTTTTGAACTCCTGGCAAAAGTAACTAATATTAACTCAACTAC harbors:
- the addB gene encoding helicase-exonuclease AddAB subunit AddB, which encodes MSLRFIYGRAGSGKSHFCLNDIKKKINEGADNPLILLVPEQFSFQAEKNLIKIIGEAGMLKAQVLSFRRMAYKVLNEVGGLTRKHINASGKSMLIYKIMEENSSKLKVFKKSVKRQGFITTVSDIITEFKRYDITLENLNSTLDRIENENLRNKMEDLILIFSQFEERLHKKYVDSEDDLTILAEKMSKSHMFDEAEIWIDEFSSFTPQEYKVLDRLMDKTKRINITLCTDYLDCSLVDNSTDVFLPTKSTEEKILKIVLEKNIKYDKPIALKCSPCYRFKDTKELQHLEKYLFSYPYKVYKEKCEDISIFKALNKYTEVEDTARDIVRMCRDSGFRFKDIAVISGDLDGYESLFSAIFKEYDIPYFIDKKRKINDNPIIMLIMSVVEILSQNWSYESVFRYLKTGLLELNKEDIDLVENYVLSSGIKGSAWVKEEPWDFGLSYSFEKKETSDYEKETLNNINLIRDKIREPIIKLYQDIKGRKKGRDICEGIYNFLCNIKLDEKVAAWIEYFKENEELDKANEYSQIWNIVMEVLDQIVEVMGEETLSVGTFSQVLSKGFDEYEIGVIPPALDQVLIGSVTRLKSHDVSVLYIVGVNDGVFPAALAQEGVLTDSDRELLKERGIEIAKDTRSRAFEEQFLVYTTLTTVSKYLRLSYSIADEVGKTKRPSIVIGRIKKIFSNVEEEGNLIEISDDEEKLKYVTGPRSTFNKLISNIKKDSNGYITPMWLDVYRWYNKNDKWNRKLENVFNGFSYSNEAEIMDTNRVRKLYGRHLNISVSRLERFVNCPFSYFIQYGLNAKERKVYKLSSPDLGSFMHNVLQVFSSKLKEEKLSWKEIDSEWCEKEVSEIVDEILESMPSSVFNSSKRYKHITNNAKRILNRSVWLIAEHMKRGGFEPSGYELSFGNSGDFPPISLQLHSGETISLIGRVDRVDSMSSEENTYLRIVDYKSGTKEFKLSDVYYGLQMQLLIYLDAMLTELEKEMNKEAIPGGILYFKLDDPIVKTKGDITDSEIEERIMKALKMNGLLLDDPDIIRGMDNEIEKNSDIIPASIKKDGTLSKAYSSVATIEQFNLLRKYVRDTIASLCEQILEGNICVKPSKHKNGNACEYCIYPSICQFDTSLEENKYKIINDKSDETVWNEIKNKYKK
- the surE gene encoding 5'/3'-nucleotidase SurE — protein: MKLLLTNDDGVNAKGIYTLAKKLEKNHEIIIVAPSVERSACSHSITMREPLIVKEVKLNGIKSKAYSVSGTPADCVKVAVNKIINGKVDMVLSGINNGVNAGIDVLYSGTVSAAIEAAIYKIPSMAVSSEIQDGNDNYEVAAEYASDLIEKIKNKYLMDDVVWNLNVPILNKEKIKGIKICKIGGRTYNSYFEEHTTNDGKSFQLRGELNNVQDIDTDVHFIKQGYVTLTPLHYDLTNFKILEEVRKLF
- a CDS encoding GntR family transcriptional regulator; this translates as MKYKYEEVEKNIIDWIVTGKYKTHEKIPTESELMQMFNVSRHTIRKAIGDLVSTQYLYRKQGSGIYISDWTENRENLKNTKNVAVLTTHISNYIFPNIINGMEDVLYSQTYSLLLSSTNNNVMFEDINLKNLLAHKIDGLILEPTKSAYQSPNIAYLNNIISKNIPVVTINASYPEINVPSLRTDDFKGGKLATNYLISLGHKTLMGIFKVDDLQGINRMNGFIAECQENNISPYSGQILTYLSEEINSSLPSKIEYTLRSEKKPTGIFCYNDEIAYIVLTIANKLNIKIPEELSIIGFDDSQLSVIVHPTLTSITHPKEQMGRDAANLIIKLINNNNHFDANDSILYDPQLIIRESTSPMK
- a CDS encoding polysaccharide deacetylase family protein, yielding MNNHDETNEKRKTIRRNRIIAAICALVVVGAGFFAVNKMIGKKNVVVNAANGKKNSSESIANKRESQIPKDNKNESGENLAAGAYKPWSAKRTDGKKVAYLTFDDGPSPNTTKILEILNKNNIKATFFLIGKNAEHNPELVKQEIAQGNVVGNHTYSHQLNYKEGPQKFVEDLDKGNVVIKSIVGDKYDSKLIRFPGGSFGKKLEPFREAVTKAGYHYIDWNDETGDAEHSNVPVNTLLSNLKKYTNSDTVVILMHDAGAKATTVQALPQVIEYLKSKGYTFDTLK
- a CDS encoding xylulokinase is translated as MTIKEKIVEEIQNGKTSLGIEFGSTRIKAVLIGNDFQPLASGSFEWETSLEDGVWTYSLEEIWKGLQYSYQKLFAEVKEKYGVTLSKIGSIGFSAMMHGYMAFDEQGNLLVPFRTWRNTMTEEAAKKLTELFKFNIPERWSIAHLYQAILRNEPHIKKIDFLTTLAGYIHWQLTGEKVLGICDASGMFPIDMNTHNYDNNMLEDFNKLTEVKKYSLNVEKLLPKILVAGESAGFLTPEGAKKLDVSGNLQSGIPLCPPEGDAGTGMVATNSVAPRTGNISAGTSIFAMVVLEKSLKEVHTEIDMVTTPTGDLVGMAHANNGYSDIDAWVNIFDEFTKAINVKIPKDLLYMGLYSQAFLGDPDCGGILAYNYLAGENITGVSEGRPLVVRKPKSNFNLPNFMKAHLFTSLGALKIGMDILLKDEGVKLDKLLGHGGLFKTPIVGQEAVAAAVNTPVSVMKTAGEGGAWGIALLASYLKNKEDDSTLSEFLSKKVFAGYVADEVKPEPKDVEGFEKFMNRYKKGIPIEQAAVDYLI